From the genome of Proteus vulgaris, one region includes:
- the chbR gene encoding transcriptional regulator ChbR has translation MVYEDQLFNGKNFHVFIYNKTESVSGLHQHDYYEFTIVLTGRYYQEINGKKVLLERGDFVFIPIGSHHQSFYDFGATRILNVGISKAFFDKHYLSLLPAYFIASQVYELKNEFLSYIESVIGSLNFRHTEFNEFIEIVTFNVVNRLRHHRDNRIEDDIPLWLRDTVSEMHDKQKFGENALVNMVMLSGKSQEYLTRATRRYYDKTPMQIIHDIRINFAKKQLEITNYSITDIAFDSGYSSPSLFIKTFKKITSLTPNSYRKNLCSIKETN, from the coding sequence ATGGTCTATGAAGATCAGCTATTTAATGGCAAAAATTTTCATGTCTTTATTTATAATAAAACAGAAAGTGTCAGCGGATTGCATCAACATGATTATTATGAATTCACCATTGTTTTAACAGGGCGTTATTATCAAGAGATTAATGGAAAAAAGGTTTTATTAGAGCGTGGTGATTTTGTTTTTATTCCCATAGGCTCTCACCATCAGAGTTTTTATGATTTTGGTGCAACACGCATTTTAAATGTGGGAATTAGTAAAGCTTTTTTTGATAAACATTACCTCTCGTTATTACCTGCTTATTTTATCGCTTCACAAGTTTATGAATTAAAAAATGAATTTCTTTCCTATATTGAATCTGTTATTGGCTCTTTGAATTTTCGCCATACGGAATTTAATGAATTTATTGAAATTGTCACCTTTAATGTGGTGAACAGGTTACGACACCATCGAGATAATCGTATTGAAGATGATATTCCTTTATGGCTAAGAGACACTGTAAGCGAGATGCATGACAAACAAAAGTTTGGTGAAAATGCATTGGTTAATATGGTGATGTTATCAGGAAAATCACAAGAGTATTTAACACGGGCAACACGGCGTTATTACGATAAAACGCCTATGCAAATTATTCATGATATTAGAATTAATTTTGCGAAAAAACAGTTAGAAATAACAAATTATTCGATAACCGATATTGCTTTTGATTCTGGCTATAGTAGCCCAAGTCTGTTTATTAAGACATTTAAGAAAATAACATCATTGACGCCAAATAGTTATCGAAAAAATTTGTGCAGTATTAAAGAAACAAACTAA
- the chbA gene encoding PTS N,N'-diacetylchitobiose transporter subunit IIA, with amino-acid sequence MLDIENAVDSSATEDEFEEIIMGLIINSGQARSVAYGALKKAKEGDFEGARKLMEQSREALNEAHKIQTRLIGDDQGIGKTKVSLVLVHAQDHLMTSMLARELVTELIELHEKIK; translated from the coding sequence ATGTTAGATATTGAAAATGCCGTTGATAGCAGTGCTACAGAAGATGAATTTGAAGAGATAATCATGGGTCTTATCATTAATTCAGGCCAAGCACGCAGCGTAGCCTATGGCGCTTTAAAAAAAGCCAAAGAAGGCGATTTTGAAGGCGCTAGAAAGTTAATGGAGCAATCTCGCGAAGCATTAAATGAAGCCCATAAAATACAGACACGTTTAATTGGTGATGACCAAGGTATCGGGAAAACGAAAGTCAGTTTAGTTTTAGTCCATGCACAAGATCATTTAATGACTTCAATGTTAGCTAGAGAATTAGTGACAGAATTAATCGAGTTACATGAAAAGATAAAATAA
- the chbC gene encoding PTS N,N'-diacetylchitobiose transporter subunit IIC, whose translation MSKFIGSLEKVLLPFAVKIGKQPHVNAIKNGFIRLMPLTLAGAMFVLINNVFLSFGDGSFFYSLGIRLDASTIETLNGFKAIGGNVYNGTLGIMSLMAPFFIGMALAEERKVDPIAAGLLSIAAFMTVTPYNAAGAYAVGANWLGGANIISGIIIGLVVAEMFTFIVRRNWVIRLPDSVPASVSRSFSALIPGFIILSIMGIISWGLATYETNFHQIILDSISTPLASMGSVVGWAYVIFTSLLWFFGIHGSLALAALDSGIMTPWALENVSIYTEYGSVEAALAAGKTFHLWAKPMLDSFIFLGGTGATLGLIIAIFIASRRADHRQVAKLALPAGLFQINEPIIFGLPVIMNPVMFIPFILIQPILAAITVTAYYLGIIPPVTNIAPWTMPTGLGAFFNTNGSIAALLLALFNLGVATLIYLPFVIISNKAQTEIEKEESEEDIANALKF comes from the coding sequence ATGAGTAAGTTCATTGGTTCACTTGAAAAGGTACTCCTTCCTTTTGCGGTTAAAATTGGAAAGCAACCTCACGTTAATGCGATTAAAAATGGCTTTATTCGTTTAATGCCGTTAACCCTTGCAGGGGCAATGTTTGTACTTATCAATAACGTTTTTCTTAGTTTTGGTGATGGCTCCTTTTTTTATTCTCTAGGTATCCGCCTTGATGCGTCAACAATAGAAACACTCAATGGTTTTAAAGCTATTGGGGGGAACGTCTATAACGGTACATTAGGCATAATGTCGTTGATGGCGCCATTCTTTATCGGAATGGCATTAGCAGAAGAGCGAAAAGTTGATCCGATTGCGGCAGGCTTACTCTCTATTGCTGCCTTTATGACGGTAACACCTTACAATGCGGCTGGCGCTTATGCTGTTGGCGCTAATTGGCTTGGTGGGGCAAATATTATTTCAGGTATCATTATTGGTCTTGTTGTGGCTGAAATGTTTACCTTTATTGTGCGTCGTAATTGGGTTATTCGATTACCTGATAGTGTCCCTGCTTCTGTTTCACGTTCTTTCTCTGCGTTAATTCCCGGTTTTATTATCTTATCAATTATGGGGATTATTTCGTGGGGATTAGCGACGTATGAAACAAACTTCCATCAAATTATTTTAGACTCTATCTCAACACCATTAGCATCAATGGGTTCTGTTGTAGGTTGGGCATACGTTATTTTTACCTCTCTACTGTGGTTCTTTGGTATTCATGGTTCACTGGCACTTGCAGCACTTGATAGTGGTATCATGACACCATGGGCATTAGAAAACGTTTCTATTTATACTGAATACGGTTCAGTAGAAGCCGCTTTAGCCGCAGGTAAGACGTTCCATCTCTGGGCAAAACCAATGTTAGACTCCTTTATCTTCTTAGGCGGTACAGGGGCAACACTGGGACTTATTATTGCAATCTTTATCGCATCTCGTCGTGCGGATCATCGCCAAGTTGCTAAACTGGCATTGCCAGCAGGTTTATTCCAAATTAATGAGCCGATTATTTTTGGTTTACCTGTGATTATGAATCCAGTGATGTTTATTCCTTTTATTCTTATTCAACCTATTCTTGCTGCAATTACTGTGACGGCTTATTACTTAGGGATAATCCCACCGGTAACAAATATAGCGCCATGGACGATGCCAACGGGATTAGGTGCATTCTTTAATACTAACGGTAGTATCGCAGCACTGTTATTAGCGCTGTTTAACTTGGGTGTAGCAACACTGATTTATCTTCCTTTCGTTATCATCTCAAACAAAGCACAAACTGAAATTGAGAAAGAAGAGAGTGAAGAGGATATTGCCAATGCATTGAAATTTTAA
- a CDS encoding PTS sugar transporter subunit IIB has product MQKKYIYLFCSAGMSTSLLVTKMRAQAEKYDVPVVIEAFPETLAAQKGQDADLILLGPQISWMLPDIQKLLPNKPVEVIDSLLYGKVDGLGVLKAAVASIKKASATTN; this is encoded by the coding sequence ATGCAAAAGAAATATATTTACTTATTTTGTTCTGCTGGCATGTCAACATCCCTTCTCGTGACCAAAATGCGAGCACAAGCAGAGAAATATGATGTGCCTGTGGTCATTGAAGCTTTTCCTGAAACTTTAGCTGCACAAAAAGGGCAGGATGCGGATCTGATTTTGCTGGGTCCACAAATTAGCTGGATGTTACCTGATATTCAAAAATTACTCCCGAATAAACCGGTCGAAGTGATCGATTCTCTGTTATATGGAAAAGTAGATGGCTTAGGCGTGTTAAAAGCCGCTGTCGCCTCTATTAAAAAAGCATCTGCAACAACAAATTAA
- a CDS encoding siderophore ABC transporter substrate-binding protein has product MFKKSLSPLFLLLSSLVIAGCDNAQDTSTAQSAEKQTLTIEHFQGTTEIPAHPQKVVVMNMETLDIIDALGAPIVGLPQTNVHLPKFLEKYTNPNDYINEGALFEPNYEKLSTTAPDLILSGSRARDAYAKLSEIAPAISMDIDPKRFVESLAERTTTLGQIFGKEEQAKKLLADFNSKIDTVKAKTPDAGKAMVVLVSGGKISAYGPGSRFGFIYDVLGFEPAYVFDSPGSHGNIVNSELLLKLNPDWMFVIDRDAAIGREDSQPAQQVLDNALVRKVNAWNKDQVIYLDASSIYISGGIQTYSRLMDTINQALDQKK; this is encoded by the coding sequence ATGTTTAAAAAGTCATTAAGCCCACTGTTTTTACTGCTTTCTTCACTTGTTATCGCTGGTTGTGATAACGCTCAAGACACATCAACAGCACAATCAGCAGAGAAACAAACTCTCACGATTGAACATTTTCAAGGGACAACTGAAATCCCAGCTCACCCACAGAAAGTGGTTGTGATGAATATGGAAACCCTTGATATTATTGATGCATTAGGTGCTCCTATTGTTGGTCTGCCACAAACTAATGTTCATTTACCTAAATTCTTAGAAAAATACACCAATCCGAACGACTACATCAATGAAGGTGCGTTATTCGAGCCAAACTATGAAAAGCTCAGCACAACAGCGCCTGATTTAATTTTAAGTGGTAGCCGAGCTCGCGATGCATATGCAAAATTAAGTGAAATTGCGCCTGCGATTTCAATGGATATCGACCCTAAACGTTTTGTCGAAAGCCTTGCTGAACGCACAACAACATTAGGTCAAATTTTTGGCAAAGAAGAGCAAGCCAAAAAATTACTGGCTGATTTCAATAGTAAAATTGATACTGTAAAAGCCAAAACACCGGATGCTGGTAAAGCGATGGTTGTGTTAGTCAGTGGTGGTAAAATATCAGCGTATGGCCCAGGCTCTCGCTTTGGCTTTATCTATGATGTATTAGGTTTTGAACCTGCTTATGTTTTTGATAGCCCAGGTTCACACGGCAACATCGTCAACTCTGAATTACTGTTAAAACTTAACCCAGACTGGATGTTTGTTATCGACCGTGACGCTGCAATTGGTCGTGAAGATTCACAACCTGCACAACAAGTCCTTGATAATGCGCTGGTCAGAAAAGTAAATGCTTGGAATAAAGACCAAGTTATCTATCTTGATGCAAGCTCTATTTATATTTCTGGCGGGATCCAAACTTACTCTCGTTTAATGGATACTATCAATCAAGCGCTGGATCAAAAAAAATAA
- a CDS encoding ABC transporter permease, producing MKTFHLSLGIGLVAILSMISLFVGAGDITPASLFSDPDMRDIFFISRVPRTLSLLLAGGAISVAGLIMQLLTQNRFVEPSLAGTTQSASLGLLVVMLLFPAAGIFTKMLVATVFALLGTLLFMLLLQRITLKTTLIVPLVGIMLSAVIGALTIFLAVYFDLLQSLDAWTSGDFSSVLQGRYELLWLVGVLALMACWVADSFTVAGMGREFSINVGLNYRKVMIIGLSIIALISGVVVSVVGALPFLGLIVPNLVSLVMGDNIRKTIPWVCLSGGAIVLLCDVIGRLIRYPFEIPASVILGAVGAVIFLFLLLKQQRYAKS from the coding sequence ATGAAAACGTTCCATTTATCATTGGGGATAGGACTTGTTGCTATCCTCTCAATGATCAGTCTATTTGTCGGCGCAGGAGATATTACTCCTGCTTCGCTTTTTTCTGATCCCGATATGCGTGATATCTTCTTTATCAGTCGTGTTCCAAGAACCCTGTCATTATTACTCGCCGGTGGTGCCATTAGTGTTGCAGGCTTAATTATGCAACTGCTAACCCAGAATCGTTTTGTCGAACCCTCTCTTGCGGGAACCACTCAATCTGCAAGCCTTGGATTATTAGTCGTTATGCTGCTCTTTCCTGCGGCTGGCATCTTTACCAAAATGTTGGTAGCGACCGTTTTCGCCCTGCTTGGTACTTTATTATTTATGTTGCTTCTGCAAAGGATCACCTTAAAAACGACATTAATAGTGCCTTTAGTGGGGATTATGCTTAGCGCTGTTATCGGTGCGTTGACTATCTTTTTAGCAGTTTATTTCGATTTATTGCAATCTTTAGACGCATGGACAAGTGGCGATTTTTCAAGTGTATTACAAGGCCGCTATGAGCTTTTATGGCTTGTCGGTGTGCTTGCGCTAATGGCATGTTGGGTTGCTGATAGCTTTACTGTGGCTGGAATGGGACGTGAATTCTCCATTAATGTGGGACTTAATTACCGTAAAGTGATGATCATTGGATTATCCATTATTGCACTGATTAGTGGTGTTGTTGTGTCTGTTGTTGGGGCATTACCTTTCCTTGGCTTGATTGTCCCCAATCTAGTGAGCTTAGTGATGGGTGATAATATTCGTAAAACCATTCCGTGGGTTTGCTTGAGTGGTGGTGCGATTGTTTTATTGTGTGATGTAATTGGCCGACTTATTCGCTACCCATTTGAAATTCCTGCCAGTGTTATTTTAGGCGCTGTGGGTGCCGTTATTTTCCTTTTTTTACTACTAAAGCAGCAACGTTATGCAAAAAGTTAA
- a CDS encoding iron chelate uptake ABC transporter family permease subunit: MQKVNSAIISKCTGAAEHKKMRLSPMSRIWLLLGASLLSIVLFMTINLNGNISYILTHRAYIILTMIVVAFAAGVSTILFQTIANNRILTPSLMGLEALFVLLQTVFVFFEGDMPASWMLNLSKFFLESTLLVLFSVVLYRWLFSSVRFNINLVLMIGIILGTLFRSSATLLQRLMDPNEFSILQGRMFATFTRATPDLIFCALAIIVVVGILLWRMRYSFDVMALGQANAINLGINYRKQTTYILLLISVLVAVSTALVGPLTFLGLIVANLAYHISGSSQHRFLMPVAFLLGTIALIGGQLVLEYGLKMTGTLSVVIEFVGGMFFIYLVLRRL, translated from the coding sequence ATGCAAAAAGTTAATTCAGCCATAATTAGCAAATGTACTGGCGCTGCCGAACATAAGAAAATGCGCCTTTCGCCCATGTCTCGTATCTGGTTATTATTAGGGGCATCGTTATTATCTATTGTGTTATTTATGACGATAAACCTAAACGGCAATATCTCTTATATTCTGACTCACCGTGCCTACATTATTCTCACCATGATTGTGGTGGCGTTTGCAGCTGGTGTGTCGACGATTCTGTTTCAAACCATTGCTAACAACCGTATTTTGACTCCTTCATTAATGGGTTTAGAAGCTCTGTTTGTGTTACTACAAACCGTGTTTGTCTTTTTTGAAGGCGATATGCCCGCGTCATGGATGTTGAACTTATCAAAATTCTTTTTAGAATCAACATTATTGGTGCTATTTTCGGTTGTACTTTATCGTTGGTTGTTTAGCTCAGTACGTTTTAACATCAATTTAGTCCTGATGATTGGGATTATCTTAGGTACGTTATTTCGTAGTTCAGCCACACTATTACAACGTTTGATGGACCCTAATGAATTCTCCATTTTACAAGGTCGCATGTTTGCCACCTTCACCCGTGCAACCCCTGATCTTATCTTTTGCGCTTTAGCCATTATCGTTGTCGTCGGTATTTTACTTTGGCGGATGCGCTATAGTTTTGATGTAATGGCATTAGGCCAAGCGAATGCGATTAACCTTGGTATTAATTACCGCAAGCAAACCACTTATATTTTATTACTGATTTCTGTCTTAGTGGCTGTTTCGACCGCTTTAGTCGGTCCATTAACCTTCTTAGGTTTAATTGTCGCTAACCTTGCTTACCATATCAGTGGCAGTAGCCAACACCGTTTCTTAATGCCTGTTGCCTTTTTACTGGGTACTATCGCCTTAATTGGTGGGCAATTAGTTTTAGAATATGGTTTAAAAATGACAGGAACACTTTCTGTTGTGATTGAGTTTGTCGGCGGGATGTTCTTTATCTACTTGGTGTTAAGAAGACTTTAA
- a CDS encoding iron ABC transporter ATP-binding protein — translation MIEINKISKHYQDITVLDNITTTIQRGGITSIIGPNGAGKSTLLSVIGRLLIPESGMVSVNGMDVAATDSDVLAKNLSILRQENQFVSRLTVEELVGFGRYPYSKGRLTLNDKKVIDESLAFLNLTEFRHRYLDELSGGQRQRTYVAMVLCQDTEYVMLDEPLNNLDMKHAVIMMKLLRKAANELGKTIIIVIHDINFASVYSDYILAMRNGQLYYHGSPKEIMKADIIEDIFDTPVDVKEIDNKLIAMYY, via the coding sequence ATGATTGAAATCAACAAAATATCAAAGCATTATCAAGATATAACCGTTCTCGATAATATTACAACAACAATTCAACGTGGCGGTATTACTTCGATCATTGGTCCTAATGGTGCAGGTAAATCCACACTACTTTCTGTTATTGGACGTTTATTAATTCCTGAAAGTGGCATGGTCAGTGTTAACGGCATGGATGTTGCTGCAACAGATAGCGATGTGCTGGCAAAAAACCTCTCAATACTGCGCCAAGAAAATCAGTTCGTCAGTCGTTTAACCGTAGAAGAATTAGTTGGCTTTGGGCGTTATCCTTACAGCAAAGGCCGTTTAACGCTCAATGATAAAAAAGTCATTGATGAGTCATTAGCTTTTTTAAATCTAACTGAATTTCGTCATCGCTATCTAGATGAGTTATCGGGTGGGCAACGTCAACGTACCTATGTTGCGATGGTGCTATGCCAAGATACAGAATATGTCATGCTTGATGAGCCACTGAATAATCTTGATATGAAACATGCGGTAATAATGATGAAACTTCTGCGAAAAGCCGCAAATGAATTAGGAAAAACCATTATTATCGTTATTCATGATATCAATTTTGCCTCTGTTTACTCTGACTATATTTTAGCCATGCGTAATGGACAACTGTATTATCACGGCTCACCCAAAGAGATCATGAAAGCAGACATTATCGAAGATATTTTCGACACCCCCGTTGACGTTAAAGAGATCGACAATAAGCTAATTGCTATGTATTACTAA
- a CDS encoding TetR/AcrR family transcriptional regulator has protein sequence MGRQRTIDREKLLEAIFDIVMEQGAAALTIDTVAKKMGISKGGVQYCFSSKEAMIDAMFDFWEESYETQFNKIVEKDNSPDNRVTAHIRATHHHDKVSFAKGASLMAALLQTPEYLQSTKEWYQQRLTGLDTTTEAGKRARLAFLATEGTFLLRYFGLMDIDDDEWQSIFEDIDSELLQQGKRQ, from the coding sequence ATGGGACGTCAAAGAACTATTGATAGAGAAAAATTATTAGAAGCGATCTTCGATATCGTGATGGAACAAGGTGCCGCAGCGTTAACGATTGATACTGTTGCAAAAAAAATGGGGATCTCAAAAGGGGGCGTTCAATACTGTTTTAGTAGTAAAGAAGCGATGATTGATGCGATGTTTGATTTCTGGGAAGAGAGTTATGAAACCCAATTTAACAAGATAGTTGAAAAGGATAATTCTCCTGATAATCGTGTTACTGCACATATCCGTGCAACACATCATCACGATAAAGTCTCTTTTGCCAAAGGCGCGAGTTTGATGGCGGCATTGCTACAGACGCCAGAATATTTACAAAGTACAAAAGAGTGGTATCAACAGCGATTGACAGGGTTAGATACAACAACGGAGGCTGGAAAACGTGCAAGACTGGCTTTTTTGGCGACAGAAGGTACTTTTTTACTGCGTTATTTTGGGCTAATGGATATTGATGACGATGAGTGGCAATCCATTTTTGAAGATATTGATTCTGAGTTACTTCAGCAAGGGAAGAGGCAATAA
- a CDS encoding MFS transporter: MIKDYKRWIVLLLVSSMLFLIVVDVTVLYTALPRLTHDLNASASEKLWIMNAYPLIVAGLLPAAGMLTDRIGHKTLFICGLPLFALASLCAAFSPTATTLIASRGFLAVGAAMSMPATLSIVRQVFSDSQERAIAIGIWSAVASGGAALGPLIGGMLLEHFWWGSVFLINVPIVLLVLPFSIWLIPKFAGHGNHKIDYLSSALILVGLISAIYALKELGKPYTQWNEVTITGVIAVIFLTLFSLRQRKQTHPMIDFGLFKNRFFSIGILMAVLSMVIIVGIELLLSQRLQLVAGFTPLNAALVILPIPIGSVLASPLAGYFLTRLGEIRLIISGFLLTLVGNLWLIAVYQTTSPMVLIGSLFLIGFGLGVIFTTASTSIMLSVADKQAGMAASIEDVAYELGSVIGVTFMGSLMSTVYTLKLILPDSLAINDAVYDSLDEALIVAEKLPNDVASLVISQANLAFENAFFVVLVATAIITALSLFILPFILRNKRLY; the protein is encoded by the coding sequence ATGATAAAAGATTATAAACGTTGGATAGTATTACTTTTGGTATCTAGTATGCTGTTTCTCATCGTTGTTGATGTAACTGTGCTTTATACCGCATTGCCACGTTTAACTCATGATTTAAACGCCAGTGCATCAGAAAAATTATGGATAATGAATGCTTACCCGTTAATTGTTGCTGGATTACTCCCTGCAGCGGGTATGCTCACAGACCGGATCGGCCATAAAACACTCTTTATTTGTGGGTTACCGCTATTCGCTCTCGCTTCTTTGTGTGCAGCTTTTTCTCCCACCGCAACGACCTTAATTGCATCTCGTGGTTTTTTAGCGGTAGGTGCAGCAATGAGTATGCCAGCTACCCTGTCGATAGTACGACAAGTCTTTAGCGACTCACAAGAGCGCGCTATTGCGATTGGTATTTGGTCTGCGGTTGCCTCTGGCGGTGCGGCTTTGGGGCCTTTAATTGGTGGGATGTTGCTTGAACATTTTTGGTGGGGTTCTGTCTTCTTAATTAACGTCCCTATTGTTCTTTTGGTATTACCATTCTCTATTTGGCTTATTCCTAAGTTTGCTGGACATGGTAACCATAAAATTGATTATTTAAGCTCAGCACTGATCCTAGTAGGTTTAATCAGCGCTATTTATGCTTTAAAAGAACTAGGAAAACCTTATACACAGTGGAATGAAGTCACTATTACAGGTGTAATTGCGGTAATTTTTCTTACGCTATTTTCCTTGCGCCAGCGTAAACAAACTCACCCGATGATTGATTTTGGGTTATTTAAAAACCGCTTTTTTAGTATCGGGATTTTGATGGCTGTGCTTTCTATGGTGATCATTGTGGGTATTGAATTGCTACTTAGTCAGCGTTTACAGCTTGTTGCGGGTTTTACCCCTTTAAATGCAGCATTAGTGATCTTACCTATTCCAATTGGCTCTGTGTTGGCATCCCCTTTAGCGGGCTATTTTTTAACACGGCTAGGGGAAATTCGCCTGATCATCAGCGGATTTCTACTCACTCTAGTGGGAAATCTGTGGTTAATTGCCGTTTACCAAACAACATCGCCAATGGTGTTAATCGGTAGTCTATTCTTAATCGGTTTTGGTTTAGGTGTTATTTTTACCACCGCATCGACATCCATTATGTTAAGTGTTGCTGATAAACAAGCGGGAATGGCAGCCTCCATTGAAGACGTTGCTTATGAGCTTGGGAGCGTGATTGGGGTGACATTTATGGGCAGTTTGATGAGTACCGTGTACACCTTAAAGCTAATACTACCTGATTCATTAGCTATCAACGATGCTGTCTATGACAGTTTAGACGAAGCCCTGATTGTGGCAGAAAAGTTGCCAAATGACGTAGCTTCTCTTGTGATATCTCAGGCAAATTTAGCCTTTGAAAATGCCTTTTTCGTGGTATTAGTTGCTACCGCAATTATTACAGCATTAAGTCTTTTTATATTGCCATTTATATTGCGCAATAAGCGTTTATATTAA
- a CDS encoding TolC family protein — MKKIKHTVLLIGSVLSLGGSGIQQANATLQTEPVNSFTLDIVDIHKEVEPSKRFLSQGVTKSMSVADAQSNVLQPMQKAETGIEKQSLSSVVELALNWHPSLRNSEYLARAAQDMVDGSRADYFPQVSVGMDNKLYENKDRYGNNNKGSDVRFTIRQMVYDFGKTSTKVDSAEISFAREKIVSLKSQQDLIYQVSQAYFYTSLYNNLVNIAQLQVEGFSEIEQLAMSRSSLGASTQADYVQSKNKLVSAQALLYSYKTQQARWNALLQNYTNNAVSYSQIPLITDAHLSNICYQYADHGAESTDMLLAKYDHELAKKNMEYARLDNFPTIYLEGNYRTNINKNDNVDYDPDRREIKLNVDIPLFEGGSKYSKMSQAANELLASQYQYETIAINTKQQLNVALSQVTGNLSMMNSQKEKIQTAEKTRDLYLLQYKSLGTRPLIDVLNAEGDIHQSNIEYINNVIETNLQSLDCLLASGEISRVLNISN; from the coding sequence ATGAAAAAAATCAAACATACTGTTTTACTAATAGGGTCAGTTTTGTCATTAGGTGGCAGTGGTATACAACAAGCGAATGCAACATTACAAACTGAACCAGTTAACTCTTTTACTCTAGATATTGTGGATATCCATAAGGAGGTAGAGCCTTCTAAACGTTTTTTATCTCAGGGTGTTACAAAATCAATGAGCGTTGCTGATGCTCAATCTAATGTATTACAACCAATGCAAAAAGCGGAAACAGGTATTGAGAAACAGTCGCTGTCTTCTGTGGTGGAATTAGCGTTAAATTGGCATCCATCATTACGAAATAGTGAATATTTAGCAAGAGCGGCTCAAGATATGGTTGATGGATCGCGGGCAGATTATTTTCCACAAGTCAGTGTAGGAATGGATAACAAGCTCTATGAAAATAAAGATCGGTATGGAAATAATAATAAAGGTTCGGATGTTCGTTTTACCATTAGACAAATGGTGTATGACTTTGGGAAAACATCTACAAAGGTGGATTCTGCAGAAATTTCTTTTGCACGAGAAAAAATAGTTTCTTTAAAAAGCCAGCAAGATCTGATTTATCAAGTCTCACAAGCTTACTTCTATACTTCTCTTTATAATAATTTAGTTAATATTGCACAATTACAAGTGGAAGGTTTTAGTGAGATAGAGCAATTAGCGATGAGCCGTTCTTCATTAGGAGCCTCTACACAAGCTGACTATGTACAAAGTAAAAATAAACTTGTTTCAGCACAAGCATTGCTTTATAGCTATAAAACACAGCAAGCGCGCTGGAATGCATTATTACAAAATTACACAAATAATGCGGTGAGCTATTCTCAAATCCCTTTAATTACTGATGCTCATCTTTCTAATATTTGCTATCAATATGCAGATCATGGAGCAGAATCAACCGATATGTTACTTGCTAAATATGATCATGAACTTGCAAAGAAAAATATGGAATATGCGCGATTAGATAATTTCCCAACAATTTATTTGGAAGGTAACTATCGAACAAATATCAATAAAAATGATAATGTTGATTATGATCCTGATAGAAGAGAGATTAAGCTTAACGTGGATATCCCTTTATTTGAAGGGGGCAGTAAATATTCAAAAATGTCCCAAGCCGCTAATGAATTACTCGCTAGCCAATATCAATATGAAACAATAGCGATTAATACAAAGCAGCAATTAAATGTCGCGTTATCTCAAGTAACGGGTAATTTATCTATGATGAATTCACAAAAAGAAAAAATACAAACAGCAGAAAAAACGAGGGATCTTTATTTATTACAATACAAAAGTTTAGGAACAAGACCATTGATTGATGTATTGAACGCTGAGGGAGATATTCATCAATCTAACATTGAATATATTAATAATGTTATTGAGACAAATTTACAAAGTTTAGATTGCTTATTAGCATCTGGAGAAATTAGTCGCGTTTTAAATATTTCAAATTAG